The genomic segment CGATGATCATCGGCATGTAGTCCTTGATCAAATCCGCATAACTTTCGCCTTTGGGTGGATACAAGGTTTCAATTTCGCGGATCAAAGGCACAAGATCTTGAAGATCATAAGCCCCTTCGAATAAAACACCGGCTTCACGCACTGTGGATTCTAGAACGAACTGAGACTCCATGAAGAGTTTCTGAGCTTCTTCATTTTCATAAAGTTCAGGTTCCCACTCGCGGCCGTAAATTGAGTAGTAAGGAAGAAAACGCTCAATCAAAATCTTAATACGGCTGACTTTCAGACGAGCGGTTTCAAAATCCGTGGTCGTGAAAGAATCGACACTCCCCCCGAAGAAGAGCTGCTTCACCTTCATCGCTTCAAAAACCAGGCTGTTAGAGACTTTGAAATCCGGCCACACCACTTGAAGGGTTTTTAACAGATCATTGACTTCATCACGGGAAACTACGCCTTCGGGCTTTTCAGCCACCAGGTCCTGGAACACAGACAAAACGTCTTCGACAGTTCTAGAAAGATATGAAAGACGGTATCCCGTTCCTGTTTCAGGCACAGACTTGATGAAATAGTAATAGCGAAGATACTGGATATAACCGCGCGCGCCTAACAAGGCGAAACGACGCCACTCGCTGGGAGCTACGTAGTTTTCATCTCCACCTGCCAGTGCTTTTTTCACTTTCAAAACCACCGGCATGTACTTCGCGATAGTTTTTGGGAAGTCCCACTTTTCATTAAAGAAGACACCCATTTGCTCCATCAAAACGACGAAATCAGCTAACTTATAACTGCGCCCATTGGACTCAATCAAGGAAGCCAAAGTTCTAGCGGCATTTTGAATCTCTTTATTCGCGTCTTCGAAATAGCGGACATCTGTTTGAATGCTGTTCGCTTCGGAAACGGTCCAGTTCAAAGACAGCACACGCATGTACGGAGTCAAATTCACCGTCATTTCGCGGAAGCTTCCGAAAAGTGTGATGATCTTATCGATCTCGCCTTTCGAAATATATTCGGCACTACCGCCGACGAAGATCTGTTTTAGCTTCATCACTTCGACTTGCAAGCCAACGGGAATGGTTTCATTTTTAGAAGCATCTAAGAAGTTTTTTTCTAGGAATGTTGCCAACTCTTGTGAAGTGTAACGATCTGAAGAGTTGCCGCGCACGTATCTTTTGAAAGTTTGAATCGCAGTTTCAGCACAGTCCCAGCCTGACGCTACTTCCGCTTTGGTCGCGGTTCCATCGATGAAGTTTTTTACGACGGGTTTTACTTCCGTCAAACACTTCGTACCACCCAATTCGTGACTTTCTGGTGGAGGTGGTGCCTCGCCGACTTTTGAGTCACAGCCCACAAAGGTGCCTGTTGCCATCAAGGCCACAGCGAAAAGTTGCACACATTTTTTAGAAAACATAAGTCATGCCCCCGTAGACACGGTCATTGGCGCGGTACTGGTTCAGGAAGCTTGAAGGATTGTGATTTTCATCCTGCACTCCCAGTACGTCTCCCCCAAGGACAACGGCCCACTTTTGATTGGGATAATAAAGGAACTCTGTGTTTAACAAAGAGCCTCGTTGGTCATAGTCATAGAGATATTTAAAACGAGTCACAAACGGACGACGGAAGATCGAAGCTAATTGACCTTCCACACGGAAAGAAAGGGCGTTCGTGAATTTCAAACGCGCATCGAACAAGGTAAAGTCATCGGGCTTACCATCACTGCGGATATCGACGATTCCCCCGCCTTCCACTTTCAGATATTCAAGCTGGAACGCCAAGGTGCGAGTTAAAATATTATTCAAAGAAAAATCAATCGCCGCAGAATAGGCTTTTAGAGGCATGAGTTTTTGAATCGCCCAGTCTGAGTCCGGACGTTTTTCTGTCGGTTCATCTTGAAGGTAAGAAACCGAGGTTTTCACATTCTCAAAGGCATAACCCATGTCGACAGAGTAAAGATCATGGTAAGTCAAATCTGGAGACACCGTCACGTCGACGCCGCCTTCAGAAGCATCCATTTGAATTTTACGTTTTAAGATCAATTCATTGACTGGCAAGTGACCGGCACTGGCGACAACCCACGGTCCGCGCTCTTTGCTACCCAGGCGTCCCATCATCGCGACGGCGCCGTTGCCAACTAGTTTGGCCGTTTCAGGAATGTCCAACTCGTACACGATTTTGTTCACGCGGTTATTAAGGGCGAAATCTCTTGAAGGAGCTCGGTACCAGCGGCTGTCGGCCACCAAGCCCCCACCCTCCTCACGGATGTCAGGTCCCATGCTCGGAATAAAAACAGGAGTTGCGAACGCAACGACTTCCCAGCCACGCATATTGTAATCAGCAAAAAGACCCGTTAGGCCCTGCTCGTCGGGGCGAAGAGTGTCGATGGCAAACTTAGGCTGCCACAATCCCATTTGCCAACGGCGGTCCATTTCACTCCAACCGTTTTTCTTACGGCCAGCATAGACCTTCAAAGGCGTGTTGCCATGATTGGCGATATAAGCCTCGTGCACGACGAAATGAGATTGTCCGCGGCTAAAGAAGGTCCCCCCGGAAATATCACCGACCATGTCGATCCAGGATGTTTCTTTTAAGGCTGACAGACGTGCGGAAAGAAGCTGACTGTAGGTGAGGTTCGGAGTTTCAGGAATGGGCGTAAGATACTGCATCCCTTCCATACGGATTTGACCATAGACTTGCGCTGGCGTGGAACGCTTGGGCTCTTCAATAGAGCTGACGCCCTCAGCTTGAAGATTCTTCAAGTTCAGGGTCTGAGTTTTCGCATGTGTGTTTACCGCAACGCTCGTCAGCACCGCAGCAAGGTAGCTTCTTACCCTCACGTCCGCCTCTGGCTTTTAGTCCAGTCGATAGAGAATAAGAAAAGGGCTCAAGAGTCAACGGAGCCCGGTGTCGAGGGGGTTCTTCTCGAATATAGAGGATCTCAGGGTAAAAAAACGTCGCCGTGATTGAAAATCTTACCCCTAAAAAAATACCAGGAACGGCCTTGATTTAGAGTAAGTGTTCTAGAATCCAATGCGGGTCGTCAATTGGAATATCGTGCCCCGCCCAGGGATGCATTGTGGGTTTTAGACCCCACTTTTCTCCGATTCGCAAAGTGCATTGTGGGGATACCAGCCGGTCGCCATGACTTCCGAAAAGATGAATCTCACCAGGAGCCTCTTTCGGGAACTTATATTTTGAAGCGGCTAGCAACTGACGAAAGACGTTTTCCATGTTCATGGGATTGTTTTTTGTAAACGCCATCAGTGATAACATCTCGGCCTCGCGACGTTCGTGACTGTTCGTCACCATCTCAAGAATGGTTTTTTCCCACAAAGCCTCATTGTTCGAAGCCGCCAAAAGTTTTGAAGCGCGGAAGAAGTTCATCGGATAAAAACGATGATAAAAAGGCGAATGCGCTGAAGAGCTTGTGCAAAACAAGTAAGATTTTTTCACCTCGTGGGGAAATTCGCGCATCCACTCTACGGTCACCATCGCGCCCAACGAGACTGAGAGTATATTAAAAGCTTCTCCATTTTTAACAAACTCAGAACGTCCGCGTAAATCCTTCACGTACTCCGAAATTTTTAAAGGACTTTTTTCGTTATAGCGCGTTCCATTTCCCGGAAGATCAATCAACTCGATTTTGTCGTTCGGGAATTTCGTTTTCATTTTGTCGACGAAAGATCCCCAGTGCCCTATCCCGCGAGCCAAGCCACGCAATAAAATCCAATTTCTATTTTGTGCCATACCAAAGCTCCTGAGCTTTCAATGCCCATTCTTTTTCTTGTTCGCCATTCATATTAGCCCACGCTTGCGGAGAAGCCACGGCGCGGATTAAAAACTCCATCAAGGTATTGTGTCGACGAAGGGTGCGGCGATGACGATGTCCCTTCAAAGGATTAAACGGCCCATCGGAACGAAAGATCTGCCATGGGTTCTTTTTCACCCACATCCAAGAACCCATCTCTAGACATAGCGGCAGGTATTTCTGCTGACGGTCTGCAGTTTTTAAATGCTCGTCATAAATATAATCCCACAAGTCCCCGTGAGTCGTGTAGCTCTGCGCTTGAGGCTCGACACGATAGAAATGATGAGGATACGTGCGATCCAACAAATTTTTAAGCGAATAGGTCATGGGTAAATCTGGAAAAGGCTTCACCGTTTTTGCATACGGAAACCAAAGACGGTCTTGAAAGCCAAATCCCGAATGTAAATCCAGTGTCAGAGCCAACGGACTGTGTCTGATTTCATCTTGCACGGCTTTGACCATGGCTTGTGCTTCGACTTCCATCGGTGCACCCTCGACACCGCGATACCAAGGCAGTCGAGAGCTGACACGATGACCGCCCACCCAACGAGCGGGTTGATCGCCGTCGACGGGGGCGTTTCTCATCAAGTCCACCCCCCGCGGGTTGGATCTTGTTTTGCGATAAATCCCGATGGGATTCACCGTCGGAATAAAAAACACACGAATATTTTTTAAGGTACTTTGCAGCGTCTGATCCCACACCGTCAGTTCCGCCAAAGAGTTCATCAAGGCGACACAGACCTGTGCGCCAATGCGTTCTAAACCATGCACGCCACCGACGAATCCCAGCACCGGGGCTTGAGGATCTTCACTGCCAAAAGTGATTTTATAAATGGGAAAACGCAAGGCCTTGTCTTCGCTGTACGCCAGAACTTCGGATTTGACGGTTGTCCCCAAATCCCGGATTCGTTTTTCAATTTGCTGGATTTCAGGAAGTGTAGTCATAAGCCTCCATGATTAACGCTCGAAGCCATTGAACGAGCGTTGCACCTCGATTCTAAGAAGAGTAACCTTCGTTTATCAGGAGAACAAGTTATGATGAGTCTAGAAACTCTGCTTCAAAAAATGTGGGTCGACTATTGTGAACTCAACCCTGCTGCAAAACGCATTCACGACATTTTCACCAAAGAAGGCGAAAATGTAATCAATGACCACATTGCCCTTCGTACTTTTAACCATCCTCGTCTAGGAATTGAATCCCTGGCTCAACATTTCAAAAAATACGGCTATGTTGAAAAGGGCGAATACACTTTCGTTGAAAAGAAACTTTACGCGAAACACTACGAGCATCCCAATGAAGACATGCCTAAGATTTTCATTAGCGAACTGGAACTTGAAAAGGTTTCGCCGTTCATTCGCGAAACCGTCAATAAACTTGTAGAGCAATTGCCAGACTCTGTGATCCAAAGCGAGACCTTCCCTATGTGCGGACGCCCTTGGAAGACTTCTTTTGATTTGTATTCACAATTGGCGAAAGAAAGTGAATATGCTTCGTGGGTGGCGGCTTACGGTTTCCGTCCGAATCATTTCACAGTGAATATTAACAAGCTGAAAAAATTCGAAGACATCGTTCAATTGAATGATTTCATTAAAAAACAAGGTTACACGCTGAACAAAGCCGGTGGCGAAGTGAAAGGAACTCCTGCAGATTATCTTGAGCAAAGCTCGACGATGGCTTCAGAAATTCCGGTCAAGTTTGACGACGGTAGCACTCACAATATTCCTGGTTGCTATTATGAGTTCGCGAAGCGCTATCCGCTTGCGAACGGGAAATTATATCAAGGCTTTGTCGCGAAATCCGCTGACAAGATCTTTGAAAGTACTAACAAAGTTAACTAAGCCACGCGTTTGATAAGCTTATCAAACGTTTCTTTGTCCGTGTCTTGCTGGCCCCAATGCTTGTGGGCCTGCAAGAATGTCTGAACCAGCTGTGGATCAAACTGTGTCCCCGAACAGCGCTTCAGCTCTGCATACACGACCTCTAAGGGAAGCCCTTTACGATAAGCACGGGTTTCCGACATCGCGTCGTAGGTATCCACAACTAAAATAATACGCGCCAGCAACGGCACTTCGTCACCGCGTTTTTTATCCGGGTAACCAGTTCCATCCACACGTTCGTGGTGACCACGAATCGCCGGCAGAATTTCTGTAAAGAAGGGATGTTTTGCTAAAGGTTTGATGATCTCTTCACTCATCACCGGATGACTTTGCATGACCAAATGCTCTTGATCATCCAGCTTTCCTGGCTTAGCGATAATGCTTTGAGGAACACCGATTTTACCGATGTCATGAAAAAGGCCCGAAAACTCAGCCAGCTTTTGCTGATATTCGTTCAAGCCGGCGTCACGCGCTAATTTGCGCGACATCTCACCGACTCTGCAACAATGCGCATACGTCGCTGGGTCTACAGCTTTCAATGATTGCATCAAGGCCTGTGCAGCTTCATAAGCCCACGGCGGAATGTCACCCCAGGAAGACGACATATGGCTCCCTTCTCCCCTTACCTTTCATTTTTCGGAAATTAAGACGTAAAACTTAAATAAGAGAAATTTTATCGTCTTATCTTGAGTCAACTTCCGGTTGACAGTTTGTTGCGTGATTGAAAGACTTTTCAATGAAAGTGAATCACATTGAAACAGCTTTGTATCTGGGAAGGGTTTTTATGAAAAAGTGGCTTCTTGTTTTATCCATCCTGACTTTTTCGTCGGCCTCGTTTGCACAAAAAATTAAAGTTCGTAAAGTTAAAGGCAACCAGGCCGTGATCGAGTTTTCTGGAGGCTCTTTGCAACCTGGAAACGTTTATGAGCTGGCTCCCGATGAATTTGGTGAGTCTTCAGCCGTTTCGACTTCCCGTAGATACTTAGTAGGTTTGAGCTTTAATTTCGAGAATACTAAAGCAGACACTTCGGGAGCTGAAAACGAAACGGATATCAACTTGCTTGCGAAGTTCGGCTGGAACTATGGCACTTTTGAAGTTGGACCCATGGTCAGTTATTCCTCTACCGCTATCGGCAGTGTCACGACAACGACTTACAAATTTGGTGGCTTCGGAGACTACAACATGATCGCCAATACTCCTGGCGAGGCCTTCATCTATGGCTTGGGAGGTTACGCCTCCATGGGTCAACGTGATAGTGGCACCGGCAGCAAAATTGACGTTATGGATTTCTTTGTGGGTCCCTTTGCAAAGTGGTTCCCTACAGGTACAGGGGTGGGCTTCCGTCTTGATGGTGGCTATATCTATCAAAAAGTTTCTGGCGGCGTGGGCGGCGACGCGACGATCACGGGTCTAGCCTTCACTGCGGGCATTATTGCCTACTTCTAATAAAATCTTAACAAATCATGCGTTGAGGGCCCTTGTACGGCCCTCTTTTTTTTAGTATTTGATTCTTAAAAAGGAAACCGCATGAAGCCCTCGGGATTATTTTTCTTCTTGCTCCTGTTCTCGCCATTCGCATTTTCTCAACCACTGCCTTTGACGACACCTAATAAGTCCTGCGCGTGTTCCGCTGAGCTCGCGGATCCGTTGGAAGAGCCCCAAAGTTTTAACTATGGGAAGTTTCAAGGCCTGTGCATTGACTCTTGTCGTTTTCGTTCGGCACGGATTTTAGAAAACTCGTCACGCCTTACAGTCGGAAATATTTTGCATTTGGGAGGTTACTATAAGGCGAGCATCTCGTTGCAGGATCTGGCAAAGGTCGAAATGGGCTTTGAGGAGTTTTTGCCGGGAGTTTCGCACGTGGTTTTAAAGTTCACTTTGGATGAAAAAGCTCCCGACATTCTTTTGCTCAGCCAAGTGAGCAGTCAAAAAGCAAGCATTCCTGTCAGATCTTTGGTGCTATCCTCAGAAGGCGTTCCCCCGAAGGACTACCAATACACTTTGATGGAAGCTTACTTCGGAAATTTCTTGTTAGCGCATCGCTTGGTCACAGGTGACGAATTTTC from the Bdellovibrio bacteriovorus genome contains:
- a CDS encoding transposase, translating into MRVRSYLAAVLTSVAVNTHAKTQTLNLKNLQAEGVSSIEEPKRSTPAQVYGQIRMEGMQYLTPIPETPNLTYSQLLSARLSALKETSWIDMVGDISGGTFFSRGQSHFVVHEAYIANHGNTPLKVYAGRKKNGWSEMDRRWQMGLWQPKFAIDTLRPDEQGLTGLFADYNMRGWEVVAFATPVFIPSMGPDIREEGGGLVADSRWYRAPSRDFALNNRVNKIVYELDIPETAKLVGNGAVAMMGRLGSKERGPWVVASAGHLPVNELILKRKIQMDASEGGVDVTVSPDLTYHDLYSVDMGYAFENVKTSVSYLQDEPTEKRPDSDWAIQKLMPLKAYSAAIDFSLNNILTRTLAFQLEYLKVEGGGIVDIRSDGKPDDFTLFDARLKFTNALSFRVEGQLASIFRRPFVTRFKYLYDYDQRGSLLNTEFLYYPNQKWAVVLGGDVLGVQDENHNPSSFLNQYRANDRVYGGMTYVF
- a CDS encoding alpha/beta fold hydrolase, with protein sequence MAQNRNWILLRGLARGIGHWGSFVDKMKTKFPNDKIELIDLPGNGTRYNEKSPLKISEYVKDLRGRSEFVKNGEAFNILSVSLGAMVTVEWMREFPHEVKKSYLFCTSSSAHSPFYHRFYPMNFFRASKLLAASNNEALWEKTILEMVTNSHERREAEMLSLMAFTKNNPMNMENVFRQLLAASKYKFPKEAPGEIHLFGSHGDRLVSPQCTLRIGEKWGLKPTMHPWAGHDIPIDDPHWILEHLL
- a CDS encoding M14 family zinc carboxypeptidase, giving the protein MTTLPEIQQIEKRIRDLGTTVKSEVLAYSEDKALRFPIYKITFGSEDPQAPVLGFVGGVHGLERIGAQVCVALMNSLAELTVWDQTLQSTLKNIRVFFIPTVNPIGIYRKTRSNPRGVDLMRNAPVDGDQPARWVGGHRVSSRLPWYRGVEGAPMEVEAQAMVKAVQDEIRHSPLALTLDLHSGFGFQDRLWFPYAKTVKPFPDLPMTYSLKNLLDRTYPHHFYRVEPQAQSYTTHGDLWDYIYDEHLKTADRQQKYLPLCLEMGSWMWVKKNPWQIFRSDGPFNPLKGHRHRRTLRRHNTLMEFLIRAVASPQAWANMNGEQEKEWALKAQELWYGTK
- a CDS encoding DUF1338 domain-containing protein, translated to MMSLETLLQKMWVDYCELNPAAKRIHDIFTKEGENVINDHIALRTFNHPRLGIESLAQHFKKYGYVEKGEYTFVEKKLYAKHYEHPNEDMPKIFISELELEKVSPFIRETVNKLVEQLPDSVIQSETFPMCGRPWKTSFDLYSQLAKESEYASWVAAYGFRPNHFTVNINKLKKFEDIVQLNDFIKKQGYTLNKAGGEVKGTPADYLEQSSTMASEIPVKFDDGSTHNIPGCYYEFAKRYPLANGKLYQGFVAKSADKIFESTNKVN
- a CDS encoding HD-GYP domain-containing protein, giving the protein MSSSWGDIPPWAYEAAQALMQSLKAVDPATYAHCCRVGEMSRKLARDAGLNEYQQKLAEFSGLFHDIGKIGVPQSIIAKPGKLDDQEHLVMQSHPVMSEEIIKPLAKHPFFTEILPAIRGHHERVDGTGYPDKKRGDEVPLLARIILVVDTYDAMSETRAYRKGLPLEVVYAELKRCSGTQFDPQLVQTFLQAHKHWGQQDTDKETFDKLIKRVA